The following coding sequences lie in one Alloacidobacterium dinghuense genomic window:
- a CDS encoding SDR family NAD(P)-dependent oxidoreductase — protein sequence MIISLKGRTAVITGGSRGLGEAMAKALAEAGANVALVARDSKRLALVRDAIEETGGTAAIFTADVTQEKEVAILADAVNQRFGAAQILINNAGTNIRKNLVDYSLEEFRSVLDSSLISTFLMCRAFVPGMKGSGYGRVLNMTSIMSHVSLPGRTAYSSAKAALLGLTRALALELAGEGITVNGISPGPFGTDMNAAVMNNPEANALFLASLPVGRWGKIEEIGALACYLCSEDAGFITGTDILIDGGWTAK from the coding sequence ATGATCATTAGTCTGAAAGGCCGAACGGCGGTTATTACGGGAGGAAGCCGTGGTCTTGGTGAAGCAATGGCAAAGGCTCTGGCCGAAGCAGGCGCGAACGTTGCGTTGGTCGCACGCGACAGCAAGCGTCTGGCACTGGTGCGCGATGCCATTGAGGAAACGGGCGGAACAGCTGCCATCTTTACCGCCGACGTGACGCAGGAGAAAGAGGTCGCCATCCTGGCGGATGCCGTAAATCAGCGCTTCGGAGCTGCACAGATTCTCATTAACAATGCGGGAACGAATATCCGGAAGAATCTGGTGGATTACTCGCTGGAGGAGTTTCGCAGCGTTCTGGACTCGAGTTTGATCTCGACATTTCTGATGTGCCGCGCATTTGTGCCGGGAATGAAGGGTTCCGGTTACGGCCGCGTTCTGAACATGACTTCGATTATGAGTCATGTGTCGTTACCGGGGCGTACCGCGTATTCCTCTGCAAAGGCGGCTCTTCTCGGTCTCACACGCGCGCTAGCGCTGGAATTGGCCGGCGAAGGAATCACCGTCAACGGTATTAGCCCGGGGCCTTTCGGAACGGACATGAATGCGGCGGTGATGAACAATCCGGAAGCCAATGCCTTGTTTCTTGCGAGCCTGCCGGTTGGGAGATGGGGCAAGATCGAGGAGATTGGCGCCCTCGCCTGCTATCTGTGCTCCGAAGACGCGGGATTTATCACGGGAACCGACATCCTCATCGACGGCGGGTGGACGGCCAAGTAA